Proteins encoded within one genomic window of bacterium:
- a CDS encoding rhodanese-like domain-containing protein, translating to MKNRFLLIGAPVLIIGAFVGFLAFNSYHAPGDVTGARFVSPETFRQWISQDKALIVDVQTYDGYLKMHFPGSVTTHAYPVVTGDQKKRVEAIIPTLKKTKKPIVLVCFGGITGAPNARNILVARGIPNKQLYVLQGGSWGFPWKNMMVSGNRP from the coding sequence ATGAAAAACAGGTTTCTTCTCATCGGCGCCCCTGTCCTCATCATCGGCGCCTTTGTCGGCTTTCTGGCCTTTAACTCCTACCACGCTCCGGGGGATGTCACCGGTGCCCGGTTCGTGAGCCCTGAGACGTTCCGGCAGTGGATCTCCCAGGACAAGGCTCTCATCGTGGACGTCCAGACCTACGACGGGTACCTCAAGATGCACTTCCCCGGTTCCGTGACAACTCATGCCTACCCCGTTGTCACCGGAGATCAGAAAAAGAGAGTCGAGGCGATCATCCCCACCCTGAAGAAGACCAAAAAGCCCATCGTGCTGGTCTGCTTCGGCGGGATAACGGGAGCGCCCAACGCCAGGAATATTCTCGTCGCCAGGGGGATCCCCAACAAACAGCTTTACGTCCTCCAGGGCGGCAGCTGGGGTTTCCCGTGGAAGAACATGATGGTGAGCGGGAACAGGCCCTGA
- a CDS encoding calcium/sodium antiporter, with protein MTFYTMGLLGGIIGLAWGADRFVDGASSLAARLGISPLFIGLTLVSLGTSLPELLVTLTATLSDLPDVAVGNVVGSNISNIALILGTTALVRPLAIHSRLLARELPLLIIISGGFWLTAASGEINRFEGLVLITGLMLFLVWMGRSAKTDSSDPVFTEAAQMVEGYHGTSTGSLTAVVAGVVALIAGSRLLVWGGVGIAHAFGVPELVIGLSLVALGTSLPELATTMAGAMKGEDDIAVGNIVGSNIFNCLAIIGIPAAIHPMTVHKTALVRDFPVMMVLTLALWPIFYPFGRSGNGVVNRFEGFLLLAAYIIYISYLFS; from the coding sequence GTGACCTTTTACACCATGGGGCTTTTGGGAGGCATCATAGGGCTCGCCTGGGGCGCTGATCGTTTCGTCGATGGTGCATCATCCCTGGCTGCACGTCTCGGGATTTCACCTCTATTCATCGGCCTCACCCTCGTATCACTGGGAACATCCCTGCCTGAACTGCTGGTGACACTCACCGCAACCTTGAGCGACCTCCCGGATGTCGCCGTCGGCAACGTGGTGGGAAGCAATATCAGCAACATCGCCCTCATTCTGGGCACAACCGCCTTGGTGAGACCCCTAGCCATCCATTCAAGGCTACTGGCCAGGGAACTTCCCCTGCTGATAATAATTTCGGGGGGGTTCTGGCTTACAGCCGCCAGCGGGGAGATAAACAGATTCGAGGGTCTTGTCCTGATCACCGGGTTGATGTTGTTCCTGGTGTGGATGGGACGCTCGGCAAAAACAGACAGTTCCGATCCTGTGTTCACGGAAGCAGCCCAGATGGTCGAGGGATATCATGGGACATCAACAGGCAGCCTGACCGCGGTGGTGGCAGGTGTGGTCGCGCTTATTGCTGGCAGCCGTTTACTGGTATGGGGAGGCGTAGGTATCGCTCACGCATTCGGTGTTCCTGAGCTGGTGATAGGCCTGTCCCTTGTGGCCCTGGGTACCAGTCTGCCTGAGTTGGCCACTACCATGGCCGGTGCCATGAAGGGCGAAGATGATATCGCTGTGGGAAACATTGTCGGCTCTAACATCTTCAACTGCCTGGCCATCATCGGTATCCCGGCAGCTATCCACCCGATGACCGTCCACAAAACCGCCTTGGTGAGAGATTTCCCGGTAATGATGGTCTTGACACTGGCACTTTGGCCGATTTTTTATCCCTTCGGGCGGTCGGGCAACGGAGTGGTGAACCGGTTTGAAGGGTTCCTCCTGCTTGCAGCCTACATCATCTATATTTCCTATCTATTCTCCTGA
- a CDS encoding peptide chain release factor-like protein, producing the protein MTRDDRRGFSPRLRIAASPRLVILDPFPPLCLNPPVDLEDLKKQCDITFFRASGPGGQHKNVTESAVRLKHRPTGIVVIGRRERSQHRNMEDALRRLAERIEERRKEGRRKKRVPTRKSRAVRERELEAKKKRGGVKSLRKRVDAE; encoded by the coding sequence GTGACTCGCGATGACAGGCGTGGTTTTTCTCCGCGTCTCCGTATCGCCGCGTCTCCGCGTCTGGTTATTCTAGACCCTTTCCCTCCTCTGTGTTTAAATCCCCCCGTGGACCTCGAAGATCTGAAAAAACAGTGCGACATCACCTTCTTCCGGGCCAGCGGCCCGGGGGGACAGCACAAGAACGTCACCGAGTCGGCCGTGCGCCTGAAGCACCGTCCCACGGGGATCGTGGTCATCGGCCGTCGCGAACGCTCCCAGCACCGGAACATGGAAGACGCCCTCCGGCGGTTGGCGGAAAGGATTGAAGAGAGAAGAAAAGAAGGAAGAAGGAAGAAGAGAGTACCCACCCGCAAATCAAGGGCAGTCAGGGAAAGAGAACTGGAGGCCAAGAAGAAAAGGGGGGGTGTGAAATCGCTCCGCAAGCGAGTGGATGCGGAGTGA
- a CDS encoding sensor histidine kinase yields MNSFKTVFSYLRPITLRTRMLLLVTVLIVFMLGFIGMVFSNSIAQILEEQIGERALQVAQSVSRIPEIRHGLVAGDPQGRIQVIAEEIRKLTGAEFVVVGDVDGRRYSHPNPDRLGKLMVGGDNAPALEEGRSYTSRAVGTLGPSLRGKTPVLDDEGNIVGIISVGYLIADIKDIVRVHQSSVTSYIVLFIILGIIGAGFIAGDIKKAIFGLEPEEIARLYTERTAVLESIREGIIAIDTDCIITMANKASLRNLGYENPDGVVGKRIEELFPRTGMRDVLATGEPILDREVTVNGQEMILNILPIIRGRSAVGAVATFRPKDEIDMLVRELSHVRGYAEMLRAQTHEYSNKLHTLAGLMQIEAYKEALDLVAREASGYQNIIRFLVSAVPDPLLSAIVLGKYNRAQELRIRFSVDEESSLSDIPEEISRDQIITIIGNLLDNALEAVLDSGKQDGEVRMSMTDLGDDIIIEVEDSGAGIAEGYEMEIFQRGNTSKNKPHGGLGLFLVNQALEDLGGHVTIGSSELGGAMFTVIIPKETGS; encoded by the coding sequence ATGAATTCGTTCAAAACTGTTTTTTCATACCTGCGTCCAATCACGCTGAGAACCCGTATGCTCCTGCTGGTGACGGTGCTCATCGTATTCATGCTCGGCTTCATTGGCATGGTCTTTTCGAACTCCATCGCCCAGATATTGGAAGAGCAGATCGGTGAACGGGCCCTTCAGGTGGCCCAGTCCGTATCCCGTATCCCGGAGATCCGTCACGGGCTTGTGGCGGGAGATCCTCAAGGCCGGATCCAGGTGATCGCTGAGGAGATACGCAAGCTCACCGGAGCCGAGTTCGTCGTTGTGGGAGATGTGGATGGACGCCGCTACTCTCATCCCAATCCGGACCGCCTCGGAAAATTAATGGTCGGAGGAGATAATGCTCCGGCCCTCGAAGAAGGACGGTCCTATACATCCAGGGCGGTGGGTACTCTCGGGCCTTCACTCAGGGGAAAAACACCGGTACTTGATGATGAGGGCAATATCGTTGGGATAATATCAGTGGGGTATCTTATCGCGGATATCAAGGACATTGTCAGGGTTCATCAGTCCAGTGTGACCTCCTACATCGTGCTGTTTATCATATTGGGGATCATCGGCGCCGGGTTTATTGCCGGGGATATAAAAAAGGCCATTTTCGGACTGGAACCAGAGGAGATCGCCCGGTTATACACCGAGCGCACAGCTGTCCTTGAATCGATCCGGGAAGGGATCATCGCGATCGACACTGACTGTATTATCACCATGGCCAACAAGGCATCGCTCAGGAACCTGGGGTATGAAAACCCCGATGGCGTGGTTGGAAAAAGAATCGAGGAGCTTTTCCCCCGGACCGGGATGAGGGATGTCCTCGCCACGGGAGAGCCGATCCTCGACCGGGAGGTGACAGTAAACGGACAGGAAATGATATTAAATATTCTGCCTATCATCCGCGGCAGATCGGCGGTTGGGGCGGTCGCCACATTCCGTCCCAAGGACGAGATCGACATGCTGGTAAGAGAATTGTCCCATGTCCGTGGGTACGCGGAGATGTTGAGGGCGCAGACCCACGAATATTCCAACAAGCTTCACACCTTAGCGGGACTCATGCAGATAGAAGCTTACAAGGAGGCACTTGATCTTGTTGCCCGGGAGGCTTCCGGTTACCAGAATATAATCCGTTTCCTCGTATCGGCGGTACCTGATCCCCTTTTGTCCGCCATCGTGCTTGGTAAATACAACCGGGCCCAGGAACTCAGGATCCGTTTCTCTGTTGACGAAGAGAGCAGCCTGTCCGATATCCCTGAAGAGATCAGCCGTGACCAGATAATCACTATTATCGGCAACCTCCTGGATAACGCTTTGGAAGCTGTTCTGGACTCCGGGAAGCAGGACGGGGAAGTGAGAATGTCCATGACCGACCTGGGTGATGATATTATCATCGAGGTCGAGGATTCCGGTGCCGGGATCGCTGAGGGGTACGAGATGGAGATCTTCCAGAGAGGTAACACATCCAAAAATAAGCCTCACGGCGGGCTGGGTCTTTTCCTGGTCAACCAGGCGCTGGAAGACCTCGGTGGTCATGTAACTATCGGTTCCAGTGAACTTGGAGGCGCCATGTTCACGGTGATCATTCCCAAGGAGACAGGTTCATGA
- a CDS encoding tripartite tricarboxylate transporter permease: MSVFQSLAQGFSVALMPLNLGLAFAGALMGTIIGVLPGIGPITGVAILVPLTYALKLPPESAMILLAGIYYGAMYGGSTTSILLNVPGETASVVTTLDGYQMARQGRAGPALAVAAIGSFVAGTISVMGLMFFGPYLASWAIRFGPAEYLALMVFAFSMISSLAGRSLIKALIATCFGLTLATVGMDTGSAVPRYTFGQLKLYDGMDFLVVAIGLFAISEVLVLLEETHVGTAVQAKVDRVFISFKELIFSAGAIMRGSMLGFFIGVLPGAGASIASFISYTFEKRISNKDDTFGKGDIRGVAAPEAANNAAAGGALIPLLTLGVPGSGTTAILLGALMGMNVTPGPMMFQQHPKVVWGLVASMYVGNVMLLILNLPLVGLFTKILLIPRWVLLPVVTIISFIGVYSVNNSPFDLLLMAGFGLLGYIMRKMDFPLAPVILGLVLGELMEKNLRRAMALSDGDWGYLFTNPISIILWIMAAVSLFAPLIFRRLGQLKEQAVTGEDEL, from the coding sequence ATGAGTGTTTTTCAATCCCTTGCTCAGGGCTTTTCAGTGGCCCTGATGCCTTTGAACCTCGGGCTGGCTTTTGCCGGAGCGCTGATGGGTACTATTATCGGTGTCCTGCCCGGGATCGGCCCCATTACCGGCGTGGCCATCCTGGTGCCCCTGACCTATGCCCTGAAACTTCCGCCAGAATCAGCCATGATCCTGCTTGCGGGGATTTATTACGGGGCCATGTACGGGGGATCGACGACCAGCATCCTCCTCAACGTCCCGGGTGAGACCGCCTCGGTGGTAACCACCCTGGACGGCTACCAGATGGCCCGTCAGGGTCGTGCCGGACCGGCACTGGCAGTGGCCGCCATCGGCTCCTTCGTGGCCGGTACCATTTCCGTGATGGGCCTCATGTTCTTCGGACCCTACCTGGCGTCCTGGGCCATCAGATTCGGTCCGGCTGAATACCTGGCGCTCATGGTATTCGCTTTTTCAATGATATCGAGCCTGGCCGGGCGTAGTCTGATTAAAGCACTGATAGCAACCTGTTTCGGCCTCACGCTGGCAACCGTGGGTATGGATACCGGCAGCGCGGTACCACGCTACACCTTCGGACAGCTCAAGCTCTACGACGGGATGGACTTCCTGGTGGTTGCCATCGGCCTGTTCGCTATCAGCGAAGTCCTGGTTCTCCTGGAGGAGACCCATGTGGGAACGGCCGTGCAGGCCAAGGTCGACAGGGTATTTATATCGTTCAAGGAACTGATCTTCTCCGCCGGAGCGATCATGCGCGGCAGCATGTTGGGGTTTTTTATTGGTGTGCTTCCCGGCGCCGGAGCTTCCATCGCAAGTTTCATTTCCTACACCTTTGAAAAGAGGATTTCCAACAAGGATGATACATTCGGTAAGGGCGATATCCGGGGAGTGGCCGCCCCGGAAGCCGCCAACAACGCAGCCGCGGGTGGAGCACTCATACCGCTGCTGACACTCGGTGTACCGGGAAGCGGCACCACCGCCATCCTCCTGGGAGCGCTCATGGGGATGAACGTTACTCCCGGTCCGATGATGTTCCAGCAGCACCCCAAAGTCGTTTGGGGCCTGGTGGCGTCCATGTACGTTGGTAACGTCATGCTCCTTATCCTGAACCTGCCGTTGGTCGGGCTTTTTACCAAGATACTGCTGATTCCGCGGTGGGTCCTGCTCCCCGTGGTGACGATAATAAGCTTCATCGGGGTTTACTCGGTGAATAACAGTCCCTTCGATCTGCTGCTCATGGCCGGGTTCGGTCTCCTGGGCTACATCATGCGCAAAATGGACTTCCCGCTGGCTCCGGTCATCCTGGGGTTGGTACTGGGTGAGTTAATGGAGAAAAACCTGAGGCGAGCAATGGCGCTTAGTGATGGTGACTGGGGATATCTCTTTACAAATCCCATCTCCATCATCCTATGGATAATGGCCGCCGTCAGCCTGTTCGCTCCCCTCATTTTCCGCAGATTGGGTCAGTTGAAAGAACAGGCAGTAACGGGGGAAGACGAACTGTGA
- a CDS encoding tripartite tricarboxylate transporter substrate-binding protein, which translates to MKGKWIQTAALATAMIVAMAVPVMAFEPGKVTCIAPANPGGGWDFTCRAGGQLLNGLGLVSKPVQTINMPGGGGGVAYAHVVNERIGEDNVLVAASRSTTTRLAQNQYGNFTAKDVRWIGAIGADYGVIAVNADSPFKTLKDLIESWKKNPKIAATGGGSAVGGQDHMKILILAKAAGIDPMSVKYVPFDGGGEAMTSLLGGFIQVFPGDISEVKPQLEAGKVRVLAVLGDERLPDDLSSIPTAKEEGFDAKWVVWRGFYMPSGTSDDAYNYWLKALEKMEKSKEWAEKRKQNGVAPFWSGGKDFEAFVNAQVEEIKALTKMVTK; encoded by the coding sequence ATGAAGGGAAAATGGATTCAGACAGCAGCATTGGCAACGGCGATGATCGTGGCAATGGCCGTACCGGTTATGGCTTTCGAGCCGGGCAAGGTCACCTGCATCGCTCCTGCCAACCCGGGGGGCGGCTGGGACTTTACCTGTCGAGCCGGAGGCCAGCTCCTTAACGGTCTGGGACTGGTTTCCAAACCGGTACAAACGATCAACATGCCGGGAGGGGGCGGAGGAGTCGCCTATGCCCACGTGGTCAATGAGCGTATAGGCGAGGATAACGTCCTTGTCGCCGCCAGTCGTTCAACTACCACCCGCCTGGCTCAGAACCAGTATGGCAATTTTACTGCCAAGGACGTCCGGTGGATCGGGGCGATCGGTGCTGATTACGGTGTCATTGCCGTTAATGCCGATTCACCTTTCAAAACCCTCAAGGACCTCATCGAATCCTGGAAAAAGAACCCCAAAATAGCAGCCACTGGCGGCGGCAGCGCAGTGGGCGGCCAGGATCACATGAAGATCCTCATCCTCGCCAAGGCTGCGGGGATCGATCCCATGAGTGTCAAGTACGTTCCTTTCGATGGCGGCGGCGAGGCCATGACGTCGCTTCTGGGCGGGTTCATCCAGGTCTTCCCGGGGGACATCTCCGAGGTAAAACCGCAGCTGGAAGCAGGCAAAGTACGAGTGCTTGCAGTGCTCGGCGACGAGCGGCTTCCCGATGACCTGAGCAGCATCCCGACAGCCAAGGAAGAAGGGTTCGACGCCAAGTGGGTAGTCTGGCGGGGTTTCTACATGCCCAGCGGTACTTCTGACGATGCGTATAACTACTGGCTGAAGGCTCTGGAGAAGATGGAGAAATCCAAGGAATGGGCCGAAAAACGCAAGCAGAATGGGGTGGCGCCCTTCTGGAGCGGCGGCAAGGATTTTGAGGCGTTTGTGAACGCCCAGGTCGAGGAAATCAAGGCGCTTACCAAGATGGTAACCAAGTAG
- a CDS encoding AbrB family transcriptional regulator, whose product MDNGRRQPVRSPHFPQIGSVERTGSNGGRRTVIEFSRETGMGLLILLVWATIGGFLAFRLHIPGGAFIGAMLACVVYRTFAVQSVDLPPAVNLAAQVLAGVLVANSFNPHLARTFKPLLPWAVGGAVFYLVVGFVLAKIFTVLGILEPRVAMYSLTPGGLMGMSVISASEGAQAGVVVMFHFIRVILVLLGAPFIAHFILKQ is encoded by the coding sequence ATGGATAATGGCCGCCGTCAGCCTGTTCGCTCCCCTCATTTTCCGCAGATTGGGTCAGTTGAAAGAACAGGCAGTAACGGGGGAAGACGAACTGTGATCGAATTTTCGCGGGAGACAGGCATGGGACTGTTGATTTTGCTGGTTTGGGCGACGATCGGCGGGTTTCTCGCTTTCAGGCTTCATATACCCGGAGGCGCCTTCATAGGGGCGATGCTGGCGTGCGTTGTGTACCGGACCTTTGCTGTTCAGAGTGTTGATCTTCCCCCTGCGGTCAACCTTGCTGCCCAGGTGCTGGCCGGCGTACTGGTTGCCAATTCCTTTAACCCTCATTTGGCCAGGACCTTCAAACCTCTTCTGCCGTGGGCCGTGGGAGGCGCTGTATTTTACCTGGTTGTGGGTTTTGTCCTGGCCAAGATCTTCACGGTCCTGGGAATACTGGAACCGAGAGTAGCCATGTACAGCCTCACACCAGGCGGCCTCATGGGGATGTCCGTCATTTCCGCAAGCGAAGGAGCCCAGGCCGGGGTGGTGGTAATGTTCCACTTCATCCGGGTGATCCTCGTTCTTCTGGGAGCCCCGTTCATCGCGCATTTTATCCTGAAACAGTGA
- a CDS encoding response regulator: MSGDAVRVLIIEDDERISEIHRRLTEKVPGFEVVGMAHNLAHGQEMCEVLEPDLLLLDLYFPDGYGIDLLKALRGRMQEVDLILITAAREVGPLKEALRGGVFDYILKPVIFSRFQESLEKYLQYRSRLAEEKELQQQEVDHLMGSPRRSKTISDELPKGIDPLTLKKVLGVFINAPEEGLGAEEVGSILGVSRTTARRYLEYMVSGGLLVADLVYRKIGRPERKYFPHRRQV, from the coding sequence ATGAGCGGCGATGCTGTCCGGGTGCTGATCATAGAGGATGACGAGAGGATATCCGAAATACACCGGAGGCTCACAGAAAAGGTGCCCGGATTTGAAGTGGTCGGAATGGCACACAACCTGGCCCACGGCCAGGAAATGTGCGAAGTGCTTGAACCGGACCTTCTCCTTCTCGATCTCTACTTTCCTGATGGTTACGGGATCGATCTTCTCAAAGCCCTGCGGGGTCGCATGCAGGAGGTGGACCTGATACTCATCACGGCGGCCAGGGAAGTGGGGCCTCTTAAAGAGGCGCTGCGTGGTGGTGTGTTTGACTACATACTGAAACCTGTGATCTTTTCCAGGTTCCAGGAGTCCCTGGAGAAATACCTGCAGTATCGAAGCCGCTTGGCAGAGGAGAAAGAACTGCAGCAGCAGGAGGTGGACCATCTGATGGGTTCACCGCGACGCAGCAAGACAATATCCGATGAGCTTCCAAAAGGTATCGATCCCCTTACCCTCAAGAAGGTACTGGGGGTGTTCATCAACGCTCCCGAAGAAGGTCTCGGTGCCGAGGAGGTTGGTTCGATCCTGGGCGTCAGCAGGACCACTGCTCGCAGGTACCTGGAATATATGGTTTCCGGTGGTCTGCTGGTGGCGGATCTTGTGTACCGCAAGATCGGCCGGCCCGAGAGGAAGTATTTCCCGCATCGAAGGCAGGTTTAG
- a CDS encoding YchF/TatD family DNA exonuclease, giving the protein MTHLIDAHAHLEMRQFKGDLELVLERAHTAGVTHIVTVGSTLAESRRAMKIAEKYSEVSAVAGIHPHDAADVDEFAMAELEKLAERKMVVGVGETGLDFFRDRSPRDLQEESFRLHLALAKKADLPVVIHVRDAYARALEILNEEGIPERGGQVHCFSGSVEDARAFLEMGLYLSFTGTITYEGRKNARWVEEVLSAVPLERMMVETDCPYLTPHPMRGKRNEPAYVHLVAGKIAAVKGLSIDDVARVTTWNAIDFFRLPLKVESSGAAYTIRDSVYLNVTGSCTSACTFCQRSTNPVVKGHNLRLDRDPTVEEMLDALEKEGWRDRSEVVFCGYGEPTLKLAEITTVASRIKEIRPDVRVRLNTNGLGNLYHRQNIVPDLTYAIDTVSISLNAHDAATFEKLCRPTVGPAPYESVLDFSKKCVAAGLKTVLTVVDHPDVNVEKCRKIAQGMGAGFRVRPFNEVG; this is encoded by the coding sequence ATGACCCACCTTATCGACGCCCATGCCCACCTTGAAATGCGCCAGTTCAAGGGGGATCTGGAACTGGTTCTCGAGCGGGCCCACACGGCGGGGGTTACCCACATCGTGACCGTGGGCTCTACCCTGGCTGAAAGCCGCAGGGCCATGAAGATCGCTGAAAAGTACAGCGAAGTCTCGGCGGTTGCAGGCATTCACCCCCATGACGCAGCCGACGTGGATGAGTTCGCCATGGCTGAGCTGGAAAAACTTGCCGAACGCAAAATGGTGGTGGGGGTGGGAGAAACGGGTCTGGACTTTTTCCGGGATCGTTCTCCCAGGGACCTGCAGGAAGAGTCGTTCCGGCTGCACCTGGCCCTTGCTAAAAAGGCGGACCTGCCGGTGGTTATCCACGTGCGGGACGCCTACGCGAGGGCCCTGGAGATCCTCAATGAAGAGGGGATACCGGAGCGGGGCGGCCAGGTCCACTGTTTTTCCGGAAGCGTTGAAGACGCCCGGGCCTTCCTGGAGATGGGCCTTTACCTGTCTTTCACGGGGACCATTACCTACGAGGGCAGAAAAAACGCGAGGTGGGTCGAGGAGGTCCTGTCAGCGGTGCCGCTGGAGCGCATGATGGTGGAGACAGACTGTCCCTACCTCACTCCACATCCCATGCGCGGCAAGCGCAATGAACCTGCCTACGTCCACCTGGTGGCCGGGAAGATCGCTGCTGTCAAGGGCCTTTCCATCGACGATGTGGCCAGGGTTACCACCTGGAACGCCATCGACTTTTTCCGGCTTCCCTTGAAGGTTGAAAGCTCCGGCGCAGCGTACACCATCCGGGATTCCGTGTACCTCAACGTTACGGGAAGCTGCACCAGTGCCTGCACCTTCTGCCAGAGGAGCACCAACCCCGTCGTCAAGGGCCACAACCTGCGTCTGGACAGGGACCCCACGGTGGAAGAGATGCTCGACGCCCTGGAAAAAGAAGGGTGGAGGGACAGGTCCGAGGTGGTTTTCTGCGGCTACGGCGAACCCACCTTGAAACTTGCCGAGATCACCACTGTGGCCTCGAGGATCAAGGAGATCAGACCGGACGTCAGGGTCCGCCTGAACACCAACGGCCTCGGCAACCTCTACCACAGGCAGAACATCGTACCGGATCTGACCTACGCCATCGATACCGTTTCCATCAGCCTCAACGCCCACGACGCCGCCACCTTCGAAAAGCTGTGCCGCCCGACCGTTGGCCCGGCCCCCTACGAGTCCGTGCTGGATTTTTCGAAAAAGTGCGTGGCTGCGGGCCTCAAAACGGTTCTCACGGTAGTGGACCATCCGGACGTTAACGTGGAGAAGTGCAGGAAGATCGCACAGGGCATGGGGGCGGGGTTTCGGGTGAGACCGTTCAACGAAGTCGGGTAG
- a CDS encoding tripartite tricarboxylate transporter TctB family protein has translation MFSEGKKRRTDKLAGLILLVMTLIYAYMAFQFKIPFMSDPIGPKAFPLIIAGMTLVFSVFLIARPDEDPDWPDRKVWLRKALVLASFVIYAYALVPLGFLVSTTLEITFLAVMFDGKASKGLVAAIVTSLVLYTLFVFILSIPLPFGKIFGG, from the coding sequence ATGTTCTCTGAAGGGAAGAAACGCAGAACTGACAAGCTTGCAGGGTTGATCCTGTTGGTCATGACCCTGATCTACGCTTACATGGCTTTCCAGTTCAAAATACCCTTTATGTCGGACCCCATTGGTCCCAAGGCTTTTCCTCTTATTATCGCCGGCATGACGCTCGTTTTCAGTGTCTTTCTCATTGCCCGTCCGGATGAAGATCCGGATTGGCCAGACAGGAAAGTGTGGCTGAGAAAGGCACTGGTGCTGGCAAGTTTCGTCATCTACGCTTACGCCCTGGTTCCCCTGGGGTTCCTGGTGTCCACAACTCTGGAGATCACTTTTCTTGCCGTCATGTTCGATGGAAAGGCATCAAAGGGGCTGGTAGCAGCTATCGTTACCAGCCTCGTACTTTACACCCTTTTCGTCTTCATCCTGAGTATACCCCTGCCGTTCGGCAAGATATTTGGAGGCTAG